In Amycolatopsis sp. EV170708-02-1, the following are encoded in one genomic region:
- a CDS encoding CRISPR-associated endonuclease Cas3'' — MSSVWAKSNRDEVGAVTEWLPLQQHLDDTISVARLLIDHWVSPQVSSRIERDFVGDGAAFRAVACWLAGCHDVGKASPAFSCQVDVLADRMRQHGFPMQPRLSEDPGRRAVNHALVGQWAARDWLADEAGFDFAGTAVQWGSVIGSHHGVAPEESQLALVDSSSHLTGSGVWERVRAELFAWVTGEIGGLDVLKNYAGMNVSMPAQVLITAVVIVADWIASNSDLFPLAPISETAFHPSAARTTTAWGQLNLPPRWAAQSFGGDVDQLFRARFGPVHTVARPVQAAAVMAAAEQSVPGMLIVEAPMGSGKTEAALLAAEVLANRSGRAVCSSLCRLRRRRTPCTGGFGHGWTGFR, encoded by the coding sequence GTGTCTTCAGTGTGGGCGAAGTCCAACCGAGATGAAGTTGGAGCTGTCACGGAATGGCTTCCCTTGCAGCAGCATCTGGACGATACGATTTCTGTTGCCCGATTGTTAATTGATCATTGGGTTTCGCCGCAGGTCTCGTCGAGGATCGAGCGTGATTTCGTGGGCGATGGCGCTGCCTTTCGAGCTGTTGCGTGTTGGCTGGCAGGGTGTCATGACGTCGGGAAGGCCAGTCCTGCGTTCAGCTGTCAGGTGGATGTGCTTGCGGATCGTATGCGTCAGCACGGTTTTCCGATGCAGCCACGCTTGAGCGAGGATCCAGGCCGACGAGCTGTGAATCACGCCTTGGTGGGCCAGTGGGCAGCGCGTGACTGGCTGGCCGATGAGGCGGGTTTCGACTTCGCTGGAACCGCGGTGCAGTGGGGTTCGGTGATCGGCAGTCATCATGGCGTGGCTCCGGAGGAATCTCAGCTGGCTCTCGTTGATAGCTCGTCACACCTCACAGGGTCGGGCGTTTGGGAGCGAGTACGAGCGGAGTTGTTCGCCTGGGTGACCGGCGAGATCGGCGGACTCGACGTCCTGAAGAACTACGCAGGCATGAATGTCTCGATGCCGGCGCAGGTACTAATCACCGCCGTTGTCATCGTCGCGGACTGGATCGCGTCGAATTCTGACTTGTTCCCGCTGGCGCCCATTTCCGAGACTGCATTCCACCCTTCAGCTGCGAGAACCACTACTGCCTGGGGCCAGCTGAATCTTCCGCCTCGATGGGCTGCCCAGTCCTTTGGCGGCGACGTTGATCAGCTGTTTCGTGCCCGGTTCGGGCCCGTCCACACGGTCGCGCGGCCGGTGCAGGCCGCTGCGGTGATGGCCGCGGCGGAGCAATCAGTGCCGGGCATGTTGATCGTCGAGGCTCCGATGGGTTCGGGGAAGACCGAGGCTGCGTTGCTGGCTGCGGAGGTCCTGGCCAATCGTTCGGGGCGAGCGGTGTGTTCTTCGCTTTGCCGACTCAGGCGACGACGGACGCCATGTACGGGCGGGTTCGGGCATGGCTGGACCGGTTTCCGGTAG
- the cas3 gene encoding CRISPR-associated helicase Cas3': protein MFFALPTQATTDAMYGRVRAWLDRFPVEGKHSVNLAHGKAHLNDQHAGLVRSGKFNDIGAGAESVVAHWWLSGRKKSGLASFVVGTIDQVLFAALKSRHVMLRHLGLAGKVVIIDEVHAYDVYMSQYLHRALHWLGAYGVPVVLLSATLPDERRAGLLAAYDSGRDVETEQQDGHPGYPVVCGSGGLTPRAIALTDDATDVTLDHLADDLDALVAYLRLHLRVGGCAVVVRNTVSRVQETAERLITEFGESAVTISHSRFLACDRGRIDTDLVRRFGPPSSGSDRPGFHIVVASQVVEQSLDVDFDLMVSDLAPADLVLQRLGRLHRHTRSRPAGVVNPRCGLVGVESWSSAPVTAVRGSRRVYGDHTLLRSAALLVGRESLRLPDDIAPLVQQAYADDALGPAGWQPAMRAAAETARANADRRIHRAQEFLLGEVGESDSLVGWMRASVGDVHEDSPKGAAQVRDGAESLEVLVVQQDADGGLLTPSWIPGAAGKFRCSRRFRSAWRK from the coding sequence GTGTTCTTCGCTTTGCCGACTCAGGCGACGACGGACGCCATGTACGGGCGGGTTCGGGCATGGCTGGACCGGTTTCCGGTAGAGGGCAAGCACAGCGTGAATCTGGCGCATGGCAAAGCACATCTCAACGACCAGCACGCCGGCCTGGTCCGAAGCGGAAAGTTCAACGATATCGGCGCGGGGGCCGAGTCGGTGGTGGCACATTGGTGGCTCAGCGGACGGAAGAAGTCGGGCTTGGCGTCGTTCGTTGTCGGGACGATCGATCAGGTGCTTTTCGCGGCGTTGAAGAGCAGGCACGTGATGCTGCGGCACCTCGGGCTGGCGGGCAAGGTCGTGATCATCGACGAGGTGCACGCCTATGACGTGTACATGTCGCAGTACCTGCATCGGGCCTTGCACTGGCTGGGCGCCTACGGGGTTCCCGTCGTGCTGTTGTCGGCGACCTTGCCCGACGAACGACGGGCCGGTCTTCTTGCCGCTTACGACAGCGGCCGCGACGTTGAGACGGAACAGCAGGATGGGCATCCGGGATACCCCGTCGTATGCGGCTCCGGGGGGTTGACCCCGCGCGCCATCGCTCTGACCGACGACGCCACCGACGTGACTCTTGATCATCTAGCCGATGATCTCGACGCACTCGTCGCCTACCTCCGGCTGCATCTGCGGGTGGGCGGATGCGCGGTCGTGGTCCGCAACACGGTGAGCCGGGTGCAGGAGACCGCCGAGCGATTGATCACCGAGTTCGGTGAGAGCGCTGTGACGATCTCGCATTCGCGTTTCCTGGCGTGTGACCGCGGCCGGATTGATACAGACCTGGTTCGACGGTTCGGACCGCCGAGTTCGGGCTCTGATCGGCCGGGTTTCCATATCGTTGTGGCCTCGCAGGTGGTGGAGCAATCCCTGGACGTCGACTTCGATTTGATGGTCAGCGATCTCGCCCCCGCCGATCTGGTCCTGCAGCGGCTGGGGCGGTTGCATCGGCATACTCGTTCGCGACCCGCAGGCGTGGTGAATCCGCGGTGCGGACTGGTCGGGGTCGAGAGCTGGTCATCCGCTCCGGTGACCGCGGTTCGTGGTTCCCGCCGTGTCTACGGTGACCACACGCTGCTTCGCTCAGCCGCGTTGCTGGTTGGCCGTGAGTCGCTCCGTCTCCCTGACGACATCGCTCCCCTGGTACAGCAGGCCTACGCGGACGATGCCCTCGGGCCGGCTGGATGGCAGCCCGCAATGCGTGCGGCCGCCGAGACGGCACGAGCCAACGCCGATCGCCGGATCCACCGTGCTCAGGAGTTCCTGCTCGGTGAGGTCGGCGAGTCCGACTCGCTCGTGGGTTGGATGCGGGCGAGCGTCGGCGACGTCCACGAGGACAGCCCGAAAGGCGCGGCTCAGGTACGGGACGGCGCGGAATCGCTGGAGGTCCTGGTCGTCCAGCAGGATGCCGACGGCGGTCTCCTCACACCCTCATGGATCCCCGGGGCGGCCGGCAAATTCCGTTGCTCGAGGCGGTTCCGTTCGGCCTGGCGAAAGTGA
- the casA gene encoding type I-E CRISPR-associated protein Cse1/CasA, with the protein MSDSDGYNLFDELWLPARDLNGKVQELSLTDVLRRADSLAGLLGDVPTQVFALNRLLLAVLHRALGERLNIALWKDMWRDRAFPEDDLERYVTAHRNRFDLFHPVVPFMQVADLRTAKGDVPELSKFIADVPNGNLFFSARMDKDLTLSYAEAARWLVHCHAFDPSGIKSGAIGDPRMKNGKGYPIGTGWSGYLGGVLPHGTTLLETLLLNLIPGSNLADLPAWERDQAGPRCDDREPTGPVDLFTWQSRRIRLARSQGRVAGALICNGDRLTPQNRFGAESHTAWRRSLNQERLRKSSTPVYMPLVHDPERAVWRGLQALLPMSSSSPSADAASRLAPAVLEWISKLTNDRVIPKNFPLHVRTIGMTYGNQSSTTADIVDDAMTLQAVLLAQDADHLKQAAVACAAAAENAAAALGKLAANLAEASGLRDPKPQPGSPLDGHRSRAIESAYAALDPLFRSWLASLGPDTAAVSSQIDWHTTGHAVVGALGAKLISDSSPQAWTGRVVNKKWMTSSHADIWFRRDLNAVFPLADRDPVKDSA; encoded by the coding sequence ATGAGCGACTCTGACGGATACAACCTGTTCGACGAACTCTGGCTACCGGCCCGCGACCTTAACGGAAAAGTGCAGGAGCTGTCGCTCACGGACGTGCTCCGCCGCGCGGACAGCCTCGCCGGCTTGCTTGGTGATGTGCCGACACAGGTGTTCGCCCTGAACCGCCTGCTCCTGGCCGTGCTGCACCGTGCCCTGGGTGAGCGGCTGAACATCGCCCTATGGAAGGACATGTGGCGAGATCGCGCGTTCCCCGAAGACGACCTCGAGCGCTACGTGACCGCCCACAGGAACCGGTTCGACCTCTTCCATCCCGTCGTTCCGTTTATGCAGGTCGCCGACCTGCGCACAGCCAAAGGTGACGTCCCGGAACTGAGCAAGTTCATTGCCGACGTCCCCAACGGCAACCTGTTCTTCTCTGCCCGGATGGACAAGGACTTGACTTTGTCCTACGCCGAAGCCGCGCGGTGGCTGGTCCACTGCCACGCGTTCGACCCGTCGGGCATCAAGTCCGGGGCCATCGGCGATCCGCGAATGAAGAACGGCAAGGGCTACCCCATCGGCACCGGCTGGTCCGGCTATCTCGGCGGGGTCCTGCCCCACGGCACCACCTTGCTGGAAACCTTGCTGCTCAACCTCATTCCCGGCTCCAACCTCGCCGACCTTCCCGCCTGGGAACGAGACCAGGCAGGCCCTCGCTGTGACGACCGCGAACCGACCGGGCCGGTCGACCTGTTCACGTGGCAGAGCCGCCGGATACGGCTGGCCCGCTCCCAGGGACGGGTGGCCGGGGCGCTCATCTGCAACGGCGACCGCCTCACCCCGCAGAACAGGTTCGGCGCAGAGAGCCACACCGCGTGGAGACGCAGCCTCAACCAGGAACGACTACGCAAATCATCGACACCCGTGTACATGCCGCTGGTCCACGATCCTGAACGGGCAGTGTGGCGGGGACTACAAGCGTTGCTGCCGATGAGCTCGTCGAGCCCTAGTGCTGACGCGGCATCGCGGCTGGCGCCGGCGGTGCTGGAATGGATCAGCAAACTCACCAACGACAGGGTCATCCCGAAGAACTTCCCGCTCCATGTACGCACCATCGGCATGACGTACGGGAACCAGAGTTCCACCACGGCCGACATCGTCGACGATGCGATGACCTTGCAAGCAGTTCTCCTCGCACAAGATGCCGACCACCTCAAACAGGCGGCTGTGGCGTGCGCCGCGGCTGCCGAGAACGCGGCAGCAGCCTTGGGAAAGCTCGCGGCGAATCTGGCCGAAGCCAGTGGCCTCAGAGATCCCAAACCTCAACCGGGTAGCCCGCTGGATGGGCATCGGTCGCGGGCGATCGAATCCGCGTACGCCGCCCTGGATCCGTTGTTTCGTTCCTGGCTGGCGTCACTAGGGCCGGACACCGCCGCTGTGAGCAGCCAGATCGACTGGCATACGACCGGACACGCCGTGGTAGGCGCGCTGGGCGCCAAGTTGATAAGCGACAGCTCGCCCCAGGCGTGGACGGGCCGCGTCGTCAACAAGAAATGGATGACGAGCAGTCACGCCGACATCTGGTTCCGCCGGGACTTGAATGCCGTGTTCCCTCTCGCCGACCGCGATCCCGTGAAGGACAGCGCATGA
- the casB gene encoding type I-E CRISPR-associated protein Cse2/CasB, translated as MTETTARPGAVVGSRISALQKGYLANRSDSVATLVRLRRAAGKPPGSVLEILDYTTAEEFVVGWSADEPSRAEIAAHHAMSLYSIHQQSQRTPMHARDRSLGTAIRRLIPADDYKPDHAVARRFAILGTADELSELIHHLRGMVQLLRVAGIAIDYGRLTEDLLTWQHSGGPDRVRLRWGRDFHVPPKARPADSEQL; from the coding sequence ATGACCGAGACCACCGCTCGCCCAGGTGCCGTAGTCGGTTCCCGGATCAGCGCATTGCAGAAGGGCTACCTGGCCAACCGTTCGGACTCGGTAGCGACCTTGGTCCGGCTTCGGCGTGCTGCCGGCAAACCGCCCGGCAGCGTGCTCGAGATTCTCGACTACACGACGGCTGAGGAGTTCGTCGTCGGCTGGAGTGCAGATGAGCCGAGCCGGGCCGAGATTGCGGCGCATCACGCCATGTCACTGTACTCGATCCACCAGCAATCACAACGTACTCCGATGCATGCGCGCGATCGATCGCTGGGCACCGCGATACGCCGTCTCATTCCCGCTGACGACTACAAGCCCGATCATGCTGTCGCCCGTCGGTTCGCAATCCTCGGCACCGCCGACGAGCTGTCCGAGCTGATTCACCATCTGCGCGGGATGGTGCAGCTTCTCCGAGTCGCCGGGATCGCCATCGACTACGGCCGCCTCACCGAAGATCTTCTGACATGGCAGCACAGCGGTGGCCCCGACCGTGTGCGGTTGCGATGGGGCCGGGACTTCCACGTACCGCCCAAGGCCCGGCCTGCCGACTCCGAACAACTCTGA
- the cas7e gene encoding type I-E CRISPR-associated protein Cas7/Cse4/CasC — translation MPRTIIDIHIIQTVPPSNINRDDTGSPKTAVYGGTRRARVSSQAWKRATRDAFDELLDRDHLGVRTKRVVELVGDEITHQAPDLADRGPELATAVLTSAGFKLKDARNKKDAPQESEFLLFLSNHQVTNLAALAIDAARDAGEGKLTIPKNEAKARADSDHSVDVSLFGRMVANLPDLNVEAAVQVAHALSVHAVTNEYDYFTAVDDHKRADDEEDAGAGMIGTVEFNSSTLYRYAALDVDQLSGNLGDTEATRRAVEAFLRAFVSSMPSGKQNTFANRTLPDAVLVVARETQPINLVGAFEDPVREGEKGGRIAASIYRLATHATELHDAFDETPVQAWTFGAGERVEPLTELGSRSTFDTTVRAVGALVAERLES, via the coding sequence ATGCCTCGCACCATTATCGACATCCACATCATTCAGACCGTTCCGCCGAGCAACATCAACCGCGACGACACCGGAAGCCCGAAGACCGCCGTCTACGGCGGCACCCGCCGCGCGAGAGTGTCCAGCCAGGCATGGAAACGCGCCACCCGCGACGCCTTCGACGAACTCCTTGACCGAGATCACCTGGGTGTCCGGACCAAACGTGTGGTCGAGCTCGTCGGTGACGAGATCACGCACCAGGCTCCCGATCTCGCCGACCGTGGTCCGGAACTGGCCACCGCGGTCCTGACGTCCGCCGGCTTCAAGCTCAAGGACGCACGAAACAAGAAGGACGCACCGCAGGAGTCCGAGTTCCTGCTGTTCCTGAGCAATCACCAGGTCACCAACCTGGCCGCACTCGCCATCGACGCCGCGCGTGACGCCGGTGAAGGCAAGCTGACAATCCCCAAGAACGAGGCCAAGGCCCGCGCCGACAGCGACCATTCAGTCGACGTGTCGCTCTTCGGGCGCATGGTCGCGAACCTGCCCGACCTCAATGTCGAAGCCGCCGTACAGGTCGCGCACGCGCTCAGCGTCCACGCCGTCACCAACGAATACGACTACTTCACCGCCGTCGACGACCACAAACGCGCCGACGACGAGGAAGACGCGGGCGCCGGGATGATCGGCACCGTCGAATTCAACTCCTCCACCCTCTACCGCTACGCCGCACTCGATGTCGATCAGCTCTCCGGGAACCTCGGCGACACCGAGGCCACCCGGCGCGCGGTCGAAGCATTCCTCCGCGCCTTCGTCTCGAGCATGCCGAGCGGAAAACAGAACACGTTCGCCAACCGCACACTCCCGGACGCGGTACTCGTCGTCGCCCGCGAAACCCAGCCGATCAACCTGGTAGGCGCCTTCGAGGATCCCGTACGGGAAGGCGAGAAGGGCGGCAGGATCGCCGCCTCCATCTACCGCCTCGCCACCCACGCCACCGAACTGCACGACGCCTTCGACGAGACACCCGTTCAAGCGTGGACCTTCGGAGCGGGCGAACGAGTCGAGCCCCTGACCGAACTCGGATCACGATCGACCTTCGACACCACCGTGCGCGCCGTCGGTGCCCTCGTGGCTGAACGGCTGGAATCATGA
- the cas5e gene encoding type I-E CRISPR-associated protein Cas5/CasD, whose amino-acid sequence MTALLLRLAAPLQSWGTSSRFVRRNTDRAPSRSGIIGLLAAAKGIRRIDPIQHLLELRIGVRVEQPGQLERDFQTARTRDGSESMPLSYRFYLADAVFAVAVEGDQSTLDGLSAALNRPAFPLFLGRRSCPPAGKLEHGIHEGDVEHVLRTVPWMASPRIRQCHRQPQVQLDTIIDCSPGSAGSDVVRDDPISFDPRHRQYGWHTVAHRPVTVTNPDYHVDDRDVHDPMDLLGSVS is encoded by the coding sequence ATGACGGCTCTGCTGTTGCGGCTGGCCGCGCCCCTGCAATCATGGGGAACCAGCAGCCGGTTCGTCCGCCGTAACACCGACCGGGCACCGAGTAGAAGCGGAATCATCGGTCTCTTGGCGGCCGCCAAAGGGATCCGACGCATAGACCCGATCCAGCACCTGCTCGAACTCCGCATCGGCGTCCGTGTCGAGCAGCCGGGCCAGCTCGAACGGGACTTCCAGACCGCGAGAACCCGCGACGGCTCCGAGTCGATGCCCTTGTCCTACCGGTTCTATCTCGCCGACGCGGTCTTCGCCGTCGCGGTCGAAGGTGACCAGTCCACCCTGGACGGGCTCAGCGCCGCCTTGAACCGGCCCGCGTTCCCGTTGTTCCTCGGGCGGCGGTCCTGCCCGCCTGCCGGCAAGCTCGAACACGGCATCCACGAGGGCGACGTCGAACACGTCCTCCGCACCGTGCCGTGGATGGCATCGCCGCGGATACGCCAGTGCCACCGCCAGCCTCAGGTTCAGCTGGACACGATCATCGATTGCTCACCAGGTTCCGCTGGCAGCGACGTCGTCCGGGACGACCCGATCAGCTTCGACCCCCGCCACCGCCAGTACGGGTGGCACACCGTCGCGCACCGGCCCGTGACCGTCACCAACCCCGACTACCACGTCGACGACCGAGACGTGCATGACCCGATGGACCTGCTGGGAAGTGTCAGCTGA
- the cas6e gene encoding type I-E CRISPR-associated protein Cas6/Cse3/CasE, with product MHLTRFQINPARRGARELLASPHRMHGAVLAAFPPDRRDATTDGRVLWRLDQRAHQTTLYIVSPHEPELTHLVEAAGWAAAPGDTRPYAPLLHRLTAGDMWAFRLTANPVRSTRKTDDATRSQRFGHVTVKQQTTWLLDRANGHGFTIPEGTGKEPDVAVHSRRTWRFQRQGKAVTLATATFEGRLEITDPDAFRHALAHGIGPAKGYGCGLLTIARMT from the coding sequence ATGCACCTCACCCGTTTTCAGATCAACCCCGCACGCCGAGGCGCGCGCGAGCTGCTCGCGTCGCCGCACCGTATGCACGGAGCAGTCCTGGCCGCGTTCCCGCCCGACCGACGCGACGCCACCACCGACGGACGCGTGCTCTGGCGCCTCGACCAGCGCGCCCACCAGACCACGCTCTACATCGTCAGCCCGCACGAACCCGAACTCACCCACCTCGTCGAGGCCGCGGGATGGGCGGCCGCACCTGGCGACACGCGCCCCTACGCACCGCTGCTCCACCGCTTGACCGCCGGCGACATGTGGGCGTTCCGCCTAACGGCCAACCCCGTGCGCAGTACCCGCAAAACCGACGACGCGACACGATCCCAACGATTCGGCCACGTGACCGTCAAACAGCAGACAACCTGGCTGCTCGACCGAGCCAACGGCCACGGCTTCACCATCCCGGAAGGAACCGGCAAAGAGCCGGACGTCGCGGTCCACAGCAGACGCACCTGGCGCTTCCAACGGCAGGGAAAAGCCGTCACGCTTGCCACCGCGACGTTCGAAGGCAGACTCGAGATCACCGACCCGGACGCCTTTCGTCACGCCCTGGCCCACGGCATCGGTCCCGCGAAGGGATACGGCTGCGGCTTGCTCACCATCGCCAGAATGACCTGA
- the cas1e gene encoding type I-E CRISPR-associated endonuclease Cas1e, translated as MMLLAESGSTAVWVGEHGVRYYAHGRTLTNSSRLLEQQAALVSNRTSRLRVARQMYAMRFPDDDTHALTMQQLRGKEGARVRRLYRLHAERTGVAWQRRDYDTDDFASGTPVNQALSAANTSLYGVIHAVIVALGCAPGLGFVHTGHIKSFVYDIADLYKADLTIPIAFDIATRDVADIGAEARRTVRDHMKDGAFLETCVRDIKTLLTTNDDAIEYGPDAFDNPDVVMLWDYNGRNVAGGTAYGDDIPEEPE; from the coding sequence ATGATGCTCCTGGCCGAAAGCGGCTCGACAGCTGTCTGGGTCGGCGAACACGGAGTGCGCTACTACGCCCACGGCCGCACCCTCACCAACTCCTCACGCCTCCTTGAGCAACAAGCGGCGCTCGTGTCCAATCGCACCTCCCGCCTGCGAGTCGCACGACAGATGTACGCGATGAGGTTCCCCGACGACGACACCCACGCCCTGACCATGCAACAGCTCCGAGGCAAGGAAGGCGCCCGTGTCCGCCGGCTCTACCGGCTCCACGCCGAACGCACCGGCGTCGCATGGCAACGACGCGACTACGACACCGACGACTTCGCCAGCGGAACACCCGTCAACCAAGCCCTGTCCGCAGCCAACACCAGCCTCTACGGAGTCATCCACGCCGTCATCGTCGCCCTCGGCTGCGCACCCGGACTCGGCTTCGTCCACACAGGACACATCAAATCCTTCGTCTACGACATCGCCGATCTCTACAAGGCGGACCTCACCATCCCGATCGCCTTCGACATCGCCACCCGCGATGTAGCCGATATCGGCGCCGAAGCACGACGAACCGTCCGCGACCACATGAAGGACGGCGCTTTCCTCGAAACCTGCGTGCGCGACATCAAAACCTTGCTCACAACCAACGACGACGCGATCGAATACGGACCAGACGCCTTCGACAACCCCGACGTCGTCATGCTCTGGGACTACAACGGCCGCAACGTCGCCGGCGGCACAGCATACGGCGACGACATCCCCGAGGAACCCGAATGA
- the cas2e gene encoding type I-E CRISPR-associated endoribonuclease Cas2e — MTVIVVTACPVGLRGHLTRWLLEISPGVFVGKVTARVRTLMWQRVIDMVKTGRAIMVYTADNEQGLAFEVHAHDWTPVDFDGINLMLRPAPRQKPSTGHRKTGWSNAGKRRRYGSR, encoded by the coding sequence ATGACCGTCATCGTGGTCACCGCCTGCCCCGTCGGCCTACGCGGCCACCTCACACGATGGCTCCTCGAAATCTCCCCAGGCGTCTTCGTCGGAAAAGTCACCGCACGTGTCCGAACGCTGATGTGGCAACGCGTCATCGACATGGTTAAAACAGGACGCGCCATCATGGTCTACACCGCAGACAACGAACAAGGACTCGCCTTCGAAGTCCACGCACACGACTGGACCCCCGTCGACTTCGACGGCATCAACCTCATGCTCCGACCAGCACCACGGCAGAAACCAAGCACCGGCCACCGCAAAACCGGCTGGAGCAACGCCGGCAAACGACGCAGGTACGGAAGCCGTTAA
- a CDS encoding peptidase inhibitor family I36 protein, protein MFVKMLVLATAVVASSLAAVNPVAAAVPARESSAASGSLFTDDKMGSMGTRPVANRANAPASMASAISVFVVDGKIGSDDYASCPVGRICVYAAPNGGGVPGWKHFGRTMPGSCTLAVIPTLVGLRGYLSAYNRTGTSQKLWTNRNCTGTATGLGNESIVNNLGSAHWSIGG, encoded by the coding sequence ATGTTCGTCAAGATGCTTGTTCTGGCTACCGCTGTCGTGGCCTCGTCGTTGGCTGCCGTCAACCCTGTGGCAGCCGCTGTACCTGCCCGGGAGTCGAGTGCAGCGTCAGGCAGTTTGTTCACGGATGACAAGATGGGGTCGATGGGGACGCGGCCAGTTGCAAATAGGGCCAACGCGCCCGCAAGCATGGCAAGCGCGATAAGTGTTTTCGTCGTCGACGGAAAAATTGGATCAGACGACTACGCGAGCTGCCCAGTCGGTCGTATCTGCGTTTACGCCGCCCCGAACGGTGGCGGAGTTCCCGGGTGGAAGCATTTTGGCCGCACCATGCCGGGTAGTTGCACTCTCGCGGTCATCCCTACCCTGGTTGGGTTGCGGGGGTATCTCTCGGCGTACAACCGAACGGGAACCTCTCAGAAGCTGTGGACGAATCGCAACTGTACGGGGACCGCCACGGGGCTTGGTAATGAATCAATTGTCAATAATCTCGGTTCTGCGCACTGGTCGATCGGCGGATAG